TCGCTTTGAGAGTACGCCCCCGTCTCTTCGTTGACCTTCTGGGCCGTCCCCGTCTTTCCGGAGAGCTGGTAACCCTCGATGTCGCTTCCTTGGGCGGTTCCCGAATCTATTCCCGTCGGGTCTTCCTGGAAGGTGGCGCGGAACATGTCGACAACCGTGCGGGCCGTCTCCTCGCTGACCACGCGGGTGCGCGCGGGCTCCTCCTGGGGCACGTCGTTCCCGGCGGCGTCGGTGACCTTCGCGATAATGCGCGGCTCGATGCGTTCGCCGCCGTTGGCGAGCGCCTGGTAGACACCGGCCATCTGCAGCGTGGTCCAGCTCATGCCCTGACCAATAGGAAGGTTGGCGAAAGTTCCGCCGGACCACTGCTCGAGCACGGGCAGCAGGCCCGGGGACTCGTTGGGCAACTCCACTCCCGTCGTCTGCCCGATGCCGAAGCGCTGCAAGTACTCCCAATACTTCTCCTCGCCCAGGCGCTGCGCGATCTGGAGCGTGCCCACGTTGGAGGACTTCCCGAAGATCCCGGCGGTGGTGTAGGGCACGACGTCGTGCGCCCACGCGTCGTTGACCGTCACCCCCGCCATATCGATCGAGCCCGGAACCTGGTGGACCTCGTGCGGGTCCGTCACCCCTTCCTCGATCGCGGCGGCCGCGGCGATGATCTTCGCCACCGAGCCCGGCTCGTAGGGCGCGGACACGGCACCGTTCTCAAAGTCGCGCCCCTGCTCGAGCTGCTTTTCCACGTCGTTGTTGGGGTCGATGGTGTCCGTGTTCGCCATGGCCAGGATCTCGCCTGTCCGCGCGTCCAGGACAACGGCCTCCCCGCCCTTGGCCAGGGAGTTTTCCTTCGCCTGCTGGATGGTCTGCTGCACAAACGTCTGCAGGTCCAGGTCGACGGTGAGCTGGATCGTGGAGCCGTCGACCGCCGGGACCGCGTCGCGCAGCGTGCCGGGAATGGATTGCCCGTCGACGGAGACGTCCTCGGTGGAACGCCCGTTGATGCCCGTGAGCACCGAGTCGCTGGAGGCCTCGAGACCGAACTGTCCCTGCCCGTCCATGGAGACCCGGCCCAGAATGTTCTCCCCGATCGCACCGTTCGGGTACTGGCGGATTTCCTGCAGGTCGGCGGCCACGCCGTGGAAACGCTCCGCCACCTCCGCGGCCACGTCCGGGTCCACATTGCGCACGAGGATCTCGTAGTTCGTCTCGGCGTGAAGTTTGTCCAAAATGTCCTTCGCGCTCACGACACCGCTTTCGCCCGGCTTCGCTCCCGTGTCCTCGTCGGCGTCATGTTCCGTCCGGGCCGTGGAGCCAGAGACCTTTTGCTTCTCCTGATCCGCCTCCGCGATCATCACCGGGATCTCGTTGGCCATGGTGCGCAAGACGTCCTCGACTCGGGCGTCAATCTGGGCGTCGATAGCCTCCCGGGAGACGCCAGCCCTGCTCATCTCGGCCGCCTGCTGCTCGGCCAACTCGCGGCGCAGCAGGACCGGGGAGACCGTCAGCGAGCGGGCCTGCATGGTGTAGGCCAGCTCGTTGCCGGAGCGGTCCAGGATGGGGCCGCGCCGCGCGCGGTCCTCGTAAATGCGTTCCCTCTGCGCCACCGCCTGTTGCTGCAGCTCCGGCGCCCACACCACCTGAACCCAGGCGAGGCGCCCGACCAGGACGGCGCCAACAACAACGAAGGCCGCCGCGATAAACCTCGCGCGGCGGTGCGTCACCTTCTTCTGCGGCGCTGGCCCGGCACCGCTGGCGCCCTGCTCGCTGCGCCGGTGCCCCGGGTCGCGAGGTTGTCTCGTGCTGCTCACGGCCCGCATCCCACCTTCTTTGTCGTCCTTGTCGTCTCTGTAGTTGGGCGTTGTTTTCGCGCCCGGCTCGCGCCCTTATTGTGCCCGCCGCCCCGCGCCGCAGCGGGAGCGCCACACGGCCGCGGCGAAAACTCCCCCGCCTAGCGGTCGCTCGGTACGTTCGGCGCGTACGGCGCCAGGTTCCTCGGAGCGGTGTTGGCGGGAGCCGGGGTGTCCTCCGGGGCGGTGTTTTCCGGTGTGCTGTTTTCCGGGGCGCCGCCGCTTCCGAGCACGTTGCCACCCGGCACGGAGGTCAGGTTGTCGCCGAGCCGACGCGTCGCGTCCCGGTCGCTTGTCGCCCCGTCGGCTCGGGTGGGGGCACCGTTGACATCGATGATCTCCGTCGCCGCCTCCGGGTCGGCCGCCCGCTCCTCGTGGACCTCACCGGCCTCGTCGACCGCGAGGATCCCCGGGTGGCCGGGCACCACCATCCCGGCCTCGGCCGCGCGCTGGGCGATCTCCCCGGCAGAGCTGACGTCCTCGAGGTCCCGGTTCAACGACTCCACCGCGGCCTGCAGTTCGCGTTCACGCGACTGCAGCTGCTGGATAGTGAAGGACTGGCTGGTCGCGAGACCCGACAGCGCCATCGCGCAGACAACTCCCGCGATGAGTAGCAGTACGGCGGCCGCGGAGAGGGTGGACACCTTCTTTTTCGCGGCCCCCTGGACCCCGACGCGGCGGCCACGCACTGAGACGACCTGCTGCGATCCCAGCCGTCCGCCGCGCGCAACGCGCGGGGTGTGCGGCGCAACACGCCGTCCACCCGGCTGCTGCGTCGGCGCGCCGGTGCGCGGCCTGCGGTGTGGCGCCGCGGGACGTGTCAGCGTGGCCGTCCCAGACCGTGCCCCGGCGGTAAAATCCCGGCTGGCTCCCATGTGCGTGCCTTTCTCTTCGTGGTAGTTCCCGCGTGACGTCATTGCTCTTCCTCCGCACGCTTTTCGACGCCCCGCACCCGCACAGAAGCAGCCCTGGGGTTCAGGGCAATCTCCGCGTCGGAGGCCTTTTCCGCGCCGTTTGTGATGGAGCGGAAACGCGGCGCGGTGCCCGGCAAGTCGACGGGCAGGCCCTGTGGGGTCGTGGACGTGGTCAGCCGCGCGAACGCGGATTTCACGATCTTGTCCTCGAGCGACTGGTAGCTCATGAACACAGCCCTGCCGCCGACCCCAAGCAGGCCGGTGATGGCCGGAATCACGTTTTCCACCGCCTCGAGCTCCCGGTTGACCTCCACGCGCAGGGCCTGGAAGGTACGCTTCGCCGGGTGTCCGCCGGTGCGGCGGGTCGCGGCAGGGATGGCGTCGTACAGCAGCTCCACAAGCCTGCCGCTGCGCTCAAAGGGTTCTTTCTCCCGCTCGCGCAGGACCGCCGCGGCGATCTTTCCCGCGAAGCGTTCGTCGCCGTAGGTTTTGAGCACCCGCGCGAGGTCCCCGTGGCTGTACGTGTTCAAGATGTCCGCCGCAGTCTGTCCCTGCGTCGGGTCCATGCGCATGTCCAAGGGCGCGTCAACGCTGTAGGCGAACCCGCGGTCCTCGCGGTCGAGCTGCATCGAGGAGACACCGAGATCAAACAGTGCCCCGGCGACGCCGTGCTCGCGCACGGTGTCGAAGGCGTGCCCGTCCGCCGCGGCTGCCACACTCCCGATCTCGTCGAAGCGCGCCCGCACGGGCACAAAACGTTCGCCGAACTCCGCAAGCCTCTCCCCCGCCTCACGCAGGGCATCGGGGTCCCGGTCGACGCCGATCACGTGCGCTTCGGGGAAAACCCGCAAGAAGTGTTCGGTATGGCCGCCGGCTCCGAGGGTGCCGTCCACAATCACGGCCCGGGGGCCGTAGGCGGCAACCGCCGGCTCGAGCAGCTGCGCCATCCTGTCTCGCATGACGGGAACGTGGCCGCGGTTGGCGTCTATGCCGTAGTCCATGTCGGCGGGCTGCGCGTCGCCGCTGTCCGGTCTGGTCATGTCTTCCACCCCCTCCGCCTAGCGTTCGTCACCGTCAAATTTGCGTATTCCTTCAACCAGCGCGTGGCCGGGGGAGCGCATAGAGCCCTGCCCGGAGCGGCTGTTCTGATGTCGGGGAAGTACACCAGAACGCTTCTCGCCCCGGACAGAGTCCGTACACGCTCTCCGTCAGTAGTCAGCCGTCCGCTCGGCGGGTAGTCAGCCCTAGAGCAGACCGGAGAGAATGTCGTCGTCGTCAGCGGCCGCGAAGGCGGCCTCCGTTTCTTCTTGATATGTGTTCCAGGACTCGGCGTCCCAGATTTCGAGAAAATCGACCGAACCGATGACCACGCACTCCTTGCTCAGGCGTGCGTACTCCCGGTGCGCCGGCGACAGCGTGATGCGACCGGACCCGTCAAGCGTCTGCTCATCCGCGCTGGCAGCCAGGTTGCGGATAAAGGCACGTGCCTGCGGGTTCGTGCGGGACACGGCTGCGGCCTTGCGGGCGCGAGCCGCGAACTCCTCGCGCGGGTACACCGCGAGCGAGTGGTCCTGCCCCTTCGTCACCATCAGCCCGTCCGCCAGCTCCTCGCGGAACTTGGCGGGCAGTGTCAGGCGCCCCTTGTCGTCGAGCTTGGGAGTGTAGGTTCCCAGGAACATCCGGAGCCCACCTTCCTTCCACTCACCGACTTCGGTTGTTCAGTTTTCTCTGCGCCGACGCGCCGTGACACGTAGTCAGGATGCCACCACGTTTCGCCGCTGTGCCCCACTCTAACCCACTTTCCCCCACATACGCCACATCTGACCCGATTTTTTCTTGCCCGCGCCCGAAAAAAGCAGGTCAATAGCGAAAAACCGGTGGGGGACACGCCCGGAAGCCCAGCACACCACCCCCGCGTGGCCGGCCACGTACCTTTCCCGCCCAAAATTACTAATTCCGCCAACCTGCGCGAACGGTAGAAACGCGTGGCACTGGGCACGTACAACAACCCGCTCCCCCTCCAGTACGGGCAACTGTGGGGGAAAGTGGGAGACCCATCGAGCCCGTACGCGGCGCTGACGAACTCAGCATTCAGGCACAAAAAAACGCAGCCCCACTGGGGCTGCGCTCCACACGCGGCGAAAAACGCCTAGGACTCGAAGCGGCGGCGGAAGTTCTCCTCCATCGACGTCGCGCGCGGGGAGGATTTCTTTGCCCGCGCAGCTCCCGGCCGCTCGACCGGCCCCTGCGCCGGGGCACGCAGCGCCATGATCCCGCCGACGAGCATGACGATAAAGCCGACCACGCTTAGAGCAATCAGCCACATGCTAACTGTCGCCAACGCCACACCCCCAATGAGGAGGACAAGCCCCAGGACAATGACGGCGACGCTGCGCATGGTAAGCCTTCCCGTGCCACCGCCGACGGAGCTCGAGCCAGCATCGGGCATATTGCTGGCAAACGAGGGATCCTCGGCGAGGAGGGAACGCTCAATCTCTTGCAACGCGCGCTGTTCCTGCTCCGAAAGAGACATTCTTTACTCTCCTGCTCTACGTGGGGGGTGTTATCCGGGACTACTTGTTTCAACGCCCGAACACTGCCGAATGTTCCCCGCCCACAAACCACTACGCCACCAGCATTGCACCAGGTTGCGCCGCCGCGTAGAAATCCTCCACGGCCTCGAGAAACTGACGCACGAGCGACGGCGCCGGAGCGTCCGCGATTCCGGAGGCCACCCGGGCACGCAGCGCAGAATACGCGGAGAGGCGCCGCGCCCACGCCTGGCCGAACTCCCCGGTAAGCGCGAGCTTTTCCCACGCACTGCTGGGCAGGCGCTTGCGCTTGCGCAAGGCTGGAGAATCGGCGCAGACCGCACCCGCGACCCGCAGGGCGGCGCGGTAGCCGTACTCGAGGGCGAGATCATCGGCCCCGCGGGAGGCCTCGGCCCGCGCCCGCACAAGCAGCTCGTCCGCCGCAGCGAAGAACCGGCCGCTCTTGGCCACTCCAGATCGCGTGGTTGCCGAAATGATGCTGCTCATCGCTTCCTCCATTCCATGTGTTCACCATGTGTTCGTGCCCGCCTGACCCAAACGATGACTTCACGTTAAAACCCATGTTCTACACCACCCCCCTCGCATATCGAACACCTGTTCTATTGTCGTATTCGGGGGAAACACGCCCGGCGGGGAACCCGGCGTGGTTCGATGGGGGCTATGAACTACTCGATCCGCCGGCTCTCCGGCCAGGAGTTCGCCTTGCTTGCCCCCACGCTGGTGGACATTTACATCGCCGCAATGGGCTACCCCGCTTCGATCCGGCGCCAGCGCATCGACGTGTGGAGGGGCGACACCACCTGTCCCGGTTTCACCGGGGTCATCGCCGTCAAAGAGTGCGTCGACGAGAGCGTCACCGGGAACTCACAGCCGGAGCGCGTCGTCGGGGTGGCCTACGGGTTTTTCGGCACCCGCGGGCGGTGGTGGGACCAGCAGCTCATTCGCGGGCTAAAGCAGGCGGGCGCCCTGAACGCCAGCGCGGCGACGATGCTCGACGACTACTTCGAGGTCGCCGAGGTACACGTCGAGGCCGCCTGCCAGGGCCAGGGCATCGGGCACCGTCTTCTCGCCGAGCTTTTGCGCGGGGTGCCCTCCAGCTGGGCGCTTCTGTCGACCCCCGAGGTGGCGCAGGAGCGCAACGCCGCCTTCGGCCTCTACCGCAAGCTTGGTTTCGGCGACGTTCTGCGCGACTTCATCTATACGGGGGATAGCCGCCCCTTCGCCGTGCTGGGCCGCAGGCTGCCCCTCGACGGGCCGGGGTAACCTGTTAGGCGTCAACCGCTTCACACCCCGCCGTATGTAAGGAGCCCCGGTGAGCCCCTCCCCCACCCCGTTCGATCCCGGCCTCCCCCTCGCGGACGTCCCGGGAGCGGTAGAGCGGGAGCTCCGGGCCTTCTTCGAGCGCCGCCTCGCGGAGGTCGACGCCATCGGGGCGCCGGTGGTTACGGCCGCGCTTCACCTCAGCGACTTCGTCCTCAGCGGCGGCAAGCGGATCCGTCCGCTGTACGGGTGGGCCGGCTTCGTCGGCGGTGGCGGCCTCGAACGTAGCGCGGAGGACCCGAAGCGGGTTCTCCGAGCGGTGAGCGCGCTGGAGCTGATCCAGGCGTGCGCCCTCATCCACGACGACATCATCGACTCTTCCGATACCCGCCGGGGGCGCCCGACGGTCCACCGGGCCGTCGAGGCGGAGCACCGAGCCCGCGACATGGGCGGAAACGCCGCGGAGTTCGGCCGCAATGTCGCGATCCTCGCCGGAGACCTCGCCTTGGTGTGGGCCGACGACATGTGGCGCGAATCCGGCGTCAGCCCGGACGCTCTCGCCCGTGCGCAGGACCCGTGGCGGGGCATGCGCACGGAGGTGCTCGGGGGTCAGCTGCTCGACATCACCCTCGAAGCCACCGGCGACGAGTCCATTGAGCTGGCGAACAAAGTCAACAGGTTTAAGACGGCCGCCTACACCATCGAGCGGCCCCTCCACCTCGGCGCCGCCGTGGCCGGGGCCCCCGCCGCCACCATCGAAGCCTTCCGCGGCTACGGCCGCGATATCGGCATCGCCTTCCAGCTTCGCGACGACCTCCTCGGCGTCTTCGGTGATTCCGCCGTCACCGGCAAACCCGCCGGCGACGACCTCCGCGAGGGAAAACGCACGGTTCTGCTCTCCCTCGCCCTCGAGGCGCTGGATCGCTCCGACCCCGCCGCCGCCGCCGAGCTGCGCGCCGGCGTCGGCTCAGCCACGGACCCGAGTGAGATCGATCGTCTGAGCTCGATCATTCGCGTCAGTGGCGCCGTTGAGGGCGTCGAAAAGCAGATTGCGGAGCTGACCACCTCGGGCCTTGCCCACCTCGAAAAAGCGGGGGTGACCGGCCCCGTGGCCGAGACCCTTCGTGAGCTGGCAATCAGGTCAACAGCCCGCCGTGCGTAGCCCGCTTCTTCTGGGGACGATCGCCACAGCGCTCGTCGCGCTTGGCTCCTACGGCGCCGGCGCCACGCGCACGCGCGGCGGTGTCATGCGTGAGCTCGGCCTCGGCCACCTCACCTTCGGCCACGGCCGGGCCCTGTCCGACATCACTTTGACCTGCGGAATCGTCCTGCTGATCGCCGCGTGGGTCCTACTCGGCCACGAGCTGACGCGCGGCCGCGCGGGCTTAGCCACCACCCGACGCGCCACGCTG
This is a stretch of genomic DNA from Corynebacterium auris. It encodes these proteins:
- a CDS encoding peptidoglycan D,D-transpeptidase FtsI family protein, yielding MRAVSSTRQPRDPGHRRSEQGASGAGPAPQKKVTHRRARFIAAAFVVVGAVLVGRLAWVQVVWAPELQQQAVAQRERIYEDRARRGPILDRSGNELAYTMQARSLTVSPVLLRRELAEQQAAEMSRAGVSREAIDAQIDARVEDVLRTMANEIPVMIAEADQEKQKVSGSTARTEHDADEDTGAKPGESGVVSAKDILDKLHAETNYEILVRNVDPDVAAEVAERFHGVAADLQEIRQYPNGAIGENILGRVSMDGQGQFGLEASSDSVLTGINGRSTEDVSVDGQSIPGTLRDAVPAVDGSTIQLTVDLDLQTFVQQTIQQAKENSLAKGGEAVVLDARTGEILAMANTDTIDPNNDVEKQLEQGRDFENGAVSAPYEPGSVAKIIAAAAAIEEGVTDPHEVHQVPGSIDMAGVTVNDAWAHDVVPYTTAGIFGKSSNVGTLQIAQRLGEEKYWEYLQRFGIGQTTGVELPNESPGLLPVLEQWSGGTFANLPIGQGMSWTTLQMAGVYQALANGGERIEPRIIAKVTDAAGNDVPQEEPARTRVVSEETARTVVDMFRATFQEDPTGIDSGTAQGSDIEGYQLSGKTGTAQKVNEETGAYSQSEFWITFAGVAPADDPRFVVAVMLDEPQRGPLPGGAGGQTTAPVFREIAGWLINRENLPQSPPAEPYVLQER
- the rsmH gene encoding 16S rRNA (cytosine(1402)-N(4))-methyltransferase RsmH, coding for MDYGIDANRGHVPVMRDRMAQLLEPAVAAYGPRAVIVDGTLGAGGHTEHFLRVFPEAHVIGVDRDPDALREAGERLAEFGERFVPVRARFDEIGSVAAAADGHAFDTVREHGVAGALFDLGVSSMQLDREDRGFAYSVDAPLDMRMDPTQGQTAADILNTYSHGDLARVLKTYGDERFAGKIAAAVLREREKEPFERSGRLVELLYDAIPAATRRTGGHPAKRTFQALRVEVNRELEAVENVIPAITGLLGVGGRAVFMSYQSLEDKIVKSAFARLTTSTTPQGLPVDLPGTAPRFRSITNGAEKASDAEIALNPRAASVRVRGVEKRAEEEQ
- the mraZ gene encoding division/cell wall cluster transcriptional repressor MraZ, with amino-acid sequence MFLGTYTPKLDDKGRLTLPAKFREELADGLMVTKGQDHSLAVYPREEFAARARKAAAVSRTNPQARAFIRNLAASADEQTLDGSGRITLSPAHREYARLSKECVVIGSVDFLEIWDAESWNTYQEETEAAFAAADDDDILSGLL
- a CDS encoding DUF3040 domain-containing protein; translation: MSLSEQEQRALQEIERSLLAEDPSFASNMPDAGSSSVGGGTGRLTMRSVAVIVLGLVLLIGGVALATVSMWLIALSVVGFIVMLVGGIMALRAPAQGPVERPGAARAKKSSPRATSMEENFRRRFES
- a CDS encoding SAV_6107 family HEPN domain-containing protein; this encodes MSSIISATTRSGVAKSGRFFAAADELLVRARAEASRGADDLALEYGYRAALRVAGAVCADSPALRKRKRLPSSAWEKLALTGEFGQAWARRLSAYSALRARVASGIADAPAPSLVRQFLEAVEDFYAAAQPGAMLVA
- a CDS encoding GNAT family N-acetyltransferase, with the translated sequence MNYSIRRLSGQEFALLAPTLVDIYIAAMGYPASIRRQRIDVWRGDTTCPGFTGVIAVKECVDESVTGNSQPERVVGVAYGFFGTRGRWWDQQLIRGLKQAGALNASAATMLDDYFEVAEVHVEAACQGQGIGHRLLAELLRGVPSSWALLSTPEVAQERNAAFGLYRKLGFGDVLRDFIYTGDSRPFAVLGRRLPLDGPG
- a CDS encoding polyprenyl synthetase family protein; its protein translation is MSPSPTPFDPGLPLADVPGAVERELRAFFERRLAEVDAIGAPVVTAALHLSDFVLSGGKRIRPLYGWAGFVGGGGLERSAEDPKRVLRAVSALELIQACALIHDDIIDSSDTRRGRPTVHRAVEAEHRARDMGGNAAEFGRNVAILAGDLALVWADDMWRESGVSPDALARAQDPWRGMRTEVLGGQLLDITLEATGDESIELANKVNRFKTAAYTIERPLHLGAAVAGAPAATIEAFRGYGRDIGIAFQLRDDLLGVFGDSAVTGKPAGDDLREGKRTVLLSLALEALDRSDPAAAAELRAGVGSATDPSEIDRLSSIIRVSGAVEGVEKQIAELTTSGLAHLEKAGVTGPVAETLRELAIRSTARRA